Proteins encoded by one window of Cervus canadensis isolate Bull #8, Minnesota chromosome 18, ASM1932006v1, whole genome shotgun sequence:
- the IL17C gene encoding interleukin-17C gives MLLPGLLLLLWLPASLTRHGPSLRVGAHPHPQSPGTPHCYSAEELPLGHAPPHLLARAAKWEQALPVALVSSLEAVGRRRRHVGVPAGTQCPVLQPGEVLEADVHQRSISPWRYRVDTDESRYPQKLAFAECLCRGCISAKTGRETAALNSVPLVQSLLVLRRRPCSRDTTGVPTPGAFAFHAEFIRVPVGCTCVLPRSAR, from the exons ATG CTCCTCCCTGGCCTCCTGCTTCTGCTCTGGCTTCCCGCCAGCCTGACTCGCCACGGCCCCTCACTCCGGGTGggggcccacccccacccccagagccctGGGACCCCACACTGCTACTCCGCCGAGGAGCTGCCCCTGGGCCACGCCCCCCCACACCTGCTGGCCCGAGCTGCCAAGTGGGAGCAGGCATTGCCAGTGGCCCTGGTGTCCAGCCTGGAGGCGGTGGGCCGCAGGAGGAGGCACGTGGGGGTCCCGGCCGGGACTCAGTGCCCTGTGCTGCAGCCAGGGGAGGTGCTGGAAGCTGACGTCCACCAGCGCTCCATCTCGCCCTGGAGATACCG CGTGGACACGGATGAGAGCCGCTACCCACAGAAGCTGGCCTTCGCCGAGTGCCTGTGCCGGGGCTGTATCAGCGCCAAGACGGGCCGCGAGACGGCTGCACTCAACTCGGTGCCACTGGTCCAGAGCCTCCTGGTACTACGCCGCCGGCCCTGCTCCCGGGACACCACGGGGGTGCCCACACCTGGGGCCTTCGCCTTCCACGCTGAGTTCATCCGTGTGCCCGTGGGCTGCACCTGTGTCCTGCCCAGGTCAGCCCGGTGA